The window GCTCCAGCGCAAGATTGTTTTTGTTCTGACGGATTTTTTGGCATGACCCGCTTGCGGCGGGTGGCCAGACGAATGAAGGGTGCGCTTGCGGCGTGGCCGCAAGCGCATCATGAGGAACCTGCCCTGTCCGACAGGTGTGTGGTAGGCGTGATGCCGCAGCAACGAATGGGTCGTGCTGCGGCGGATCACCACGGTGTCCGGCGTCGCCGGGTACTGGCTGTATCGCCCTGTTTGTCAGGGTTTGCTCTGTCTCACGGTGTCCCGCCGGATCATGATCCGGCGGGGTTTTTTTTTGCCTTGCGGCCAAGGTTGGCCGCAACGGCATGTCCGCTTAGATCTCCGCCCACATCCGCAGCAGGTTGTGATACAGCGCGGTCAGGTTCACCACTTCCTCGCTGTCCCCCACCTGCTGGCGCAGCGCGATGATCGCCATGTCCATGTCGAACAGCATCGCGCGCTTGGCGTCATCGCGGATCATGCTCTGCGTCCACATAAACGAGGCCAGCCGCGCGCCGGCGGTGACCGGCTCCACCCGGTGCAGGCTGGTGGACGGGTACAGGATCATGTCGCCGGCCGGCAGCTTGACGCTGTGCAGGCCGTAGGTGTCTTCCGCCACCAGCTCGCCGCCCTGGTACTCGTCCGGATTGCTGAAAAACAGCGTGCACGACACGTCAGTGCGCACGTACTGGCCGGAGAGCGGGTCGCTGCGGATGGCGTTGTCGACGTGGTTGCCGTAGGTCATGCCGCCCTGGTAGCAGTTGAACATCGGGGTCATGGTGAGCTTGGGCAGCGCCGCCGACATGAACAGCGCATTGCGTGCCAGCGCGCGCTGCACCAGCGCCGCCAGTTCTCGCGCGGGCTCGCCCTGTGGCGGCAGTTGCAGATTGTGTTTGACGTCGAGCGCCTGGTGACCGGCGGTGGCGCGGCCGTCCTGCCACTGGGCATTGGCCAGCAGCATGCGGGCGTGGGACAGCTCTTCGACGGTGAGGACTTCGGGGATGTGCAGCAGCATGAAGGTTTCCTGATCAAAACGGGGTTGGCAGACGCAGGGGACGGGGTGGCGCATCCTGCCAGCGTTTTGGCGAGCGTTCTGCCGCGCTCGCCAAAACGGCCTTGCGGCCAACCTGTGTACGACAAGGTTGGCCGCAAGGCGCGCGGGCTTAGTACTTGTAGCCCACGGTCAGCTGTACTTCACGCGGCGATGCGGCGGAGGCATGGCCGCCGTACAGTGCGTCGTAGTACTTCTTGTTGGTGAGGTTGTTGACGTTGAGGCGCACATTGTACTTGCGCTCCTCGTACGACAGCATCGCGTCGGCACGGGTGTAGCTCGGGGCGAAGCGGGTTCTGGACTGGTCGCTGCTGCCGTCAGCCACGTAGCGCTTGCCGGTGTAGTACAGGCCGACGCCGGCGGTCACCTTGTCGGTGACCTTGTAGGTGGTCCAGATGTTGGCGGTCTTCTTCGGAGTGTATTTCGGCACCGCACCCTTGTTGGCGTCGGTCGGCGCGTTGCTGGCCCAGCCCTGGTCGATCTTCGGATCCATCAGCGTGGCGCCGGCAAACACTTCCCACTTCTCGTTCAGGCGGCCGGCCACTTCCACTTCGACGCCGTCGGTGTGGCGCTTGGCGTAGAGGATGGCGACATCCGGCGACAGTGCGTCGGTGTTGCGTTCGTTCAGCTTCTCGGTGCGAAACACGGCGGCGCGCAGGGTGGCGTCACCGTCGGCCAGATCCCACTTGGCGCCGATTTCATAGTGCTTGTTGCGCTCCGGTTGCTGCTTGTCGGTGGTCAGGCCGGCCGACAGGTCGAACTGGTAGGCCTCGCCGGACGGGTTCATCAGGCTGCTGTAGCCGAGGTAGTAGCTGGATTCCTTGGTCGGCTGCCAGATCAGGCCGGTACGGTAGCTGAGACCACGATCGTCACGCTTGCTGCTGCCGGTTTGCACGCCGGTGGTGGTGTTGTAAGTCTTGTAGGTGCCTTCCAGCTGGTCCATGCGTAGGCCGGCCATCACCTTCCACTGCTGGTTCAGTGCCATGGTGTCGGTGACGTAGGCAGCCAGGTTGCGGGTCACGAAGTCGTTGGAGCGGTGGCGGGTGTAGCCGCCGGTGTAGAAGCCTTCCGGATCACCGACGCTGCCGACCACGTTCGGTACCGCGGTCGTGGCACGGATGCTGTACGCGTTCTGCGTTTCGCGGGTGAATTCCACGCCGGCCAGCAGTTCGTGACTGAGGCTGCCGGTGTCGAACTTGCCGTTGTAGTCGACGCTCAGCGACTGGGTCTCGTTCAGCGAGCCGCGCAGCTTGCCGCTGTAGCCAAGCTGGGTGGCATCGGTGACCGGGGTGCCGGCCGGCGAGTTGCGCAGCTGTGGCTGCGACACGATCACCTGGCGGTCATAGCGGCCGACGCGCAGCTGGGCGGCGATCTCGTTCTTGCTGTCCAGTTTGTGGGTGGCGCGCACGGTGCTGATGTCGGCGGTGATGTCTTCGCTGTTCATGCCCTGCAGGCCGTAGTAGCGGTCCACCGGCACGTCGATCGGCTGCAGCGTGTTGGGATCGAACGGCACGCCCAGCATCGGGGTGTTGTTTTCCTTCAGCTGCATGTGCGACAGCACCACCGTGGTCGGTTCGCCGAGGCCGAAGGCGATCGACGGTGCGATGCCGTGACGCTTGGATTCGCTGATGCCGTCCGGGCTGCCATCATTGGTGGCCATCACGTTCAGGCGGATGGCGGCGGTATCGGACAGCGCCTGGTTGATGTCGGCGGTGCCGCGATAGAAGTCGTTGGTGCCGATGGTGGTGGACAGTTCCACCTGCTCGCCGGCAAACGGGGTTTTGCTGACCTGGTTGATCACGCCGCCGGTGGAACCGCGGCCGAACAGCATCGAGCTGGCGCCCTTCAGCACCTCGATGCGCTCGTCGTTGAACGGGTCGCGGTTGTACTGTGCCACGTCGCGCTGGCCGTCGCGGTAGGTATCGCCAAAGGCGGAGAAGCCGCGCAGGATGATGGAGTCGCCGGAGCGGCCGCCCTCACCGGCGACGAAGGTGATGCCGGACACGTTCTTCAGCACGTCCTTCATATTGATGTCGCCCTGGTCGGCGATCAGCTGGCGGGTGACCACCGATACCGCCTGCGGTATATCCTTCAGTGCCTGCTTCTGCTTGCCCAGCGTGGTGGTGGCGGCGTTGTAGCTGCCACGCGGCGCCTGTTCCGCCTGGACCTTGATGGTTTCCAGCTGCGCGGTATCGCTGCTCTTGGCATCGTCGGCTAGCGCCAGGCCCGGTGCCAGGCTGACGGCCAGCACGCTGGCGAGCATTTTGTTCGGTCGTTTTTTCTGCGCGATGGCGGCAGAGGGGGTGAGATGCCGTTTCATTATTGTGGTGGTCCGTGTGCAAGGTTGAAGACAACACGCGTCCCGCACCACGGCCGGCGGGCCGTGGCGTCAGGGGTGGTACGCGTGGGGAAAATCAGTGAGCTGAAAATCAGTCGGCTTCGGTGACGAAGCCGATACGGCTGACGCCGGCGCTTTGCGCATCGGCGAGGGTGATGGCGACCAATTCGTAGCGCACCGTCTTGTCGGCGCGCAGGTGCAGCTCGACTTCAGGGTTGGCCGCAGCGGCCTCGGCAAAGCGGCTGCGCAACACGCCGGACTCCACCGGTGCGTCGTTCCAGAACATCTTGCCCTCGGCGTTGATCACCAGCCGGATCGCCTGCGGCTTGTCCTGGTGTTGCGCGGCACTGGCCTGCGGCAAGTCCAGCTTCACCGCATTGGTCAGCAGCGGCGCGGTGATGATGAACACCACCAGCAGTACCAGCATCACGTCGACCAGCGGCGTGGTGTTGATCTCGGCCATCGGCGCGTCGGCGCCCTTGTCAAAACTACCGAACGCCATCTTCACCTCCGCGGGTCAGCAGCTGCGCGTGCAGGTCGTGGGTGAAGTGGTCCAGGTCCTGGTTGATGACGCGGTTCAGGCGCACGAAGGTGTTGTAGGCCATCACCGCCGGGATGGCGGCGGCCAGGCCGGCGGCGGTCGCCACCAGTGCCTCGCCGATCGGACCGGCGACGGTGGCGATCGACACCTGACCCTGGGTACCGATGTTGACCAGCGCGTGATAGATGCCCCACACCGTGCCGAACAGGCCGATGAACGGTGCGGTGGAGCCGATGGTGGCGAGGAAGGTCATGCCGCCTTCCAGCTGCTGCTGTTCCTGCGCCAGGCGCTTGCGCAGCGCGCGGGTCAGGTATTCGTCGAGGCTGCAGCTCTGGCCCAGCGAGCTGGTGCTGTGCTGGCGGTACTGGCGCAGTGCGCCGAGGCCGTCCTGGGTCAGGCGCGCCACCGGTGCCTCGCTGTGCTGCAGTGCGGTTTCCACTTCCGTCCACGACGCGGCTGCCCACAGCGTGGCTTCCGAGGCGCGGTTGTCGCGCCGTACCTGCCACGCGCGCCAGCCGCGCAGCGCGATGAAGTACCAGGTGAGGATCGACATCGCGATCAGGATCAGGAATACCGACACCAGAATGGCGTCGCCCTGTTGGAAAGTCAGCATCAGGTTCATGGTTTAGGCTTTGCTCAGATCAAATTCAATAAAAAAGCTGTGGGGGTACTGTATTGGAACGTTACCGCGCGTCGCCGGGCGGAAGCGCCAGTTGCGCACCGCCTGCAGCGCGGCGCGGTCGAGGCGCGGGAAGCCGCTGGAACTGGAAAGGCTGACATCAATGGCGCGTCCTTCGGTAGTGACGACCACGCGCAAACCGACGCGACCGGATTCGCCCAGCTCGATCGACAGCGGCGGATACACCGGGCGTGGATTGTCCAGATGTCCGCCTGCATGGGTCGGCGGCACTACCGGTGCCGGTGGGACCGGTGGTGAGGTTTCGCTATGACTGGTGGCAGGGCTGGCTACCGCGGTCTCTGCGACGGCCGGAGCCTTGCTGGTGACGGCCTCGGCGCGGGTGTCGGTGGTGATCGCCTTTGGCGACGGCTTGACGGGCGCCGGTAGCGGCCGCGGTGCCGGCGCCGCCTTGCGCGGCTTGGCGGTCGCGGTTTTGGCCGGTGCGGGCGGCAGCGGTCGGACGTCCGGGGCCGGCGTCGGAATGGTCACCATCTCCATTGGCAGCGGCTGTGGCGGCTGCGCTGGTGGCGCGGCGTGGCTCATCGACAGCAGCAAGCCGACGTGGCCGGCGGTGATGGCGGCCAGCATGGTGTAGCGTGAAAACGAGGATTCCATTGCAAATCATCTTGATAGTAATTCCTATTTATATTATCGATGACGTGGCAACGGGTCAACTTCGGCGTGGCAATGGAGATGGTTTGGCGCTGGTGGCGGGCGGGGCTTGGCGCTTGATTAATGCGCCGCTGGCTACATATTGAAAAGGACGATCGACATCCCGTGGTCGCATTTTCAGTGGGGCAGTGAATGCAGCAGTTTGACGGAACTACCATCGTATCGGTGCGCCGTGGCCAGCGCGTGGCGCTGGGCGGCGACGGCCAGGTAACCCTCGGCAATATCGTGATCAAGTCCACCGCGCGCAAGGTGCGCCGCCTGTATCACGACAAAGTGCTGGCCGGCTTCGCCGGTGGCACTGCCGACGCCTTCACCCTGTTCGAACGCTTCGAGGCCAAGCTGGAAAAACACCAGGGCCATCTGGTGCGCTCGGCGGTGGAGCTGGCCAAGGATTGGCGCACCGACCGCATGTTGCGCCGGCTGGAGGCGATGCTGATCGTCGCCGACAGCGAATCGACGCTGATCATCACCGGCAACGGCGACGTGCTGGAGCCGGAGCAGGGCATCGCCGCCATCGGTTCCGGCGGTGCCTTCGCCCAGTCCGCGGCGCGGGCACTATTCGAGAACACCGATCTCGATCCGGAAGTGGTGGTCAAGAAATCGCTGGAGATCGCCGGCGACATCTGCATCTATACCAATCACAACCACCTGATCGAAACCCTGGGCTGAGTTGCGGCCAACCTTTACTGCGGATATCTCCATGACCACCATGACGCCACAGGAAATCGTCCACGAGCTGGACAAGCACATCATCGGCCAGCAGGCCGCCAAGCGCGCCGTCGCCATCGCCCTGCGCAACCGCTGGCGCCGC of the Vogesella indigofera genome contains:
- a CDS encoding energy transducer TonB: MESSFSRYTMLAAITAGHVGLLLSMSHAAPPAQPPQPLPMEMVTIPTPAPDVRPLPPAPAKTATAKPRKAAPAPRPLPAPVKPSPKAITTDTRAEAVTSKAPAVAETAVASPATSHSETSPPVPPAPVVPPTHAGGHLDNPRPVYPPLSIELGESGRVGLRVVVTTEGRAIDVSLSSSSGFPRLDRAALQAVRNWRFRPATRGNVPIQYPHSFFIEFDLSKA
- the hslV gene encoding ATP-dependent protease subunit HslV, producing the protein MQQFDGTTIVSVRRGQRVALGGDGQVTLGNIVIKSTARKVRRLYHDKVLAGFAGGTADAFTLFERFEAKLEKHQGHLVRSAVELAKDWRTDRMLRRLEAMLIVADSESTLIITGNGDVLEPEQGIAAIGSGGAFAQSAARALFENTDLDPEVVVKKSLEIAGDICIYTNHNHLIETLG
- a CDS encoding TonB-dependent receptor, translated to MKRHLTPSAAIAQKKRPNKMLASVLAVSLAPGLALADDAKSSDTAQLETIKVQAEQAPRGSYNAATTTLGKQKQALKDIPQAVSVVTRQLIADQGDINMKDVLKNVSGITFVAGEGGRSGDSIILRGFSAFGDTYRDGQRDVAQYNRDPFNDERIEVLKGASSMLFGRGSTGGVINQVSKTPFAGEQVELSTTIGTNDFYRGTADINQALSDTAAIRLNVMATNDGSPDGISESKRHGIAPSIAFGLGEPTTVVLSHMQLKENNTPMLGVPFDPNTLQPIDVPVDRYYGLQGMNSEDITADISTVRATHKLDSKNEIAAQLRVGRYDRQVIVSQPQLRNSPAGTPVTDATQLGYSGKLRGSLNETQSLSVDYNGKFDTGSLSHELLAGVEFTRETQNAYSIRATTAVPNVVGSVGDPEGFYTGGYTRHRSNDFVTRNLAAYVTDTMALNQQWKVMAGLRMDQLEGTYKTYNTTTGVQTGSSKRDDRGLSYRTGLIWQPTKESSYYLGYSSLMNPSGEAYQFDLSAGLTTDKQQPERNKHYEIGAKWDLADGDATLRAAVFRTEKLNERNTDALSPDVAILYAKRHTDGVEVEVAGRLNEKWEVFAGATLMDPKIDQGWASNAPTDANKGAVPKYTPKKTANIWTTYKVTDKVTAGVGLYYTGKRYVADGSSDQSRTRFAPSYTRADAMLSYEERKYNVRLNVNNLTNKKYYDALYGGHASAASPREVQLTVGYKY
- a CDS encoding Fe2+-dependent dioxygenase codes for the protein MLLHIPEVLTVEELSHARMLLANAQWQDGRATAGHQALDVKHNLQLPPQGEPARELAALVQRALARNALFMSAALPKLTMTPMFNCYQGGMTYGNHVDNAIRSDPLSGQYVRTDVSCTLFFSNPDEYQGGELVAEDTYGLHSVKLPAGDMILYPSTSLHRVEPVTAGARLASFMWTQSMIRDDAKRAMLFDMDMAIIALRQQVGDSEEVVNLTALYHNLLRMWAEI
- a CDS encoding ExbD/TolR family protein, whose amino-acid sequence is MAFGSFDKGADAPMAEINTTPLVDVMLVLLVVFIITAPLLTNAVKLDLPQASAAQHQDKPQAIRLVINAEGKMFWNDAPVESGVLRSRFAEAAAANPEVELHLRADKTVRYELVAITLADAQSAGVSRIGFVTEAD
- a CDS encoding MotA/TolQ/ExbB proton channel family protein — its product is MLTFQQGDAILVSVFLILIAMSILTWYFIALRGWRAWQVRRDNRASEATLWAAASWTEVETALQHSEAPVARLTQDGLGALRQYRQHSTSSLGQSCSLDEYLTRALRKRLAQEQQQLEGGMTFLATIGSTAPFIGLFGTVWGIYHALVNIGTQGQVSIATVAGPIGEALVATAAGLAAAIPAVMAYNTFVRLNRVINQDLDHFTHDLHAQLLTRGGEDGVR